The following proteins are co-located in the Echinicola sp. 20G genome:
- a CDS encoding 4-hydroxyproline epimerase, with protein MKKTFSCIDSHTCGNPVRVVTGGVPFLEGENMFEKRQFFIENYDWIRRGLMFEPRGHDMMSGSMLYPPHDPDNDVAVLYIETSGCLPMCGHGTIGTVTVAIEEGLIVPKEEGKLRIETPAGLVKVKYEQEGKKVKSVKLTNVASFVIAQDLTILCETLGELTFDVSYGGNFYAIIDPQENFSGLQDFTAEQLITMSRKLRKAINEKYEFIHPENPRINGLSHIQWIGKPLDESSDGRNAVFYGDKAIDRSPCGTGTSARMAQLHARGKLKANQPFVNESYIGSKFTGEIVETTTVGGIPAIVPSIEGWAMVTGYSTIFLDDNDPYVHGFQVI; from the coding sequence ATGAAGAAAACATTTAGTTGTATTGATTCTCATACCTGTGGTAATCCGGTAAGAGTGGTTACTGGTGGTGTTCCTTTTTTGGAGGGAGAGAATATGTTTGAAAAACGTCAGTTTTTCATTGAAAATTATGATTGGATCAGAAGAGGTTTGATGTTTGAACCTCGAGGGCACGACATGATGTCGGGATCCATGCTTTATCCACCTCATGATCCCGACAATGATGTGGCCGTACTGTACATCGAAACCAGTGGTTGTCTACCGATGTGTGGACATGGAACCATTGGCACGGTGACGGTGGCCATTGAGGAGGGACTGATTGTCCCCAAAGAAGAAGGAAAGCTTAGGATTGAAACTCCGGCTGGCCTGGTAAAGGTTAAATATGAGCAGGAAGGTAAAAAGGTGAAGTCCGTAAAACTTACCAATGTGGCCAGTTTTGTCATTGCTCAAGACTTGACCATTCTTTGTGAAACATTGGGAGAGTTGACCTTTGATGTTTCATATGGAGGGAATTTCTATGCCATCATTGACCCGCAAGAAAATTTCAGCGGGCTGCAGGACTTTACGGCTGAGCAACTGATTACCATGAGCCGGAAATTAAGGAAGGCCATCAATGAGAAATATGAATTTATTCATCCTGAAAATCCTCGTATCAATGGGCTAAGCCATATTCAATGGATCGGGAAGCCCTTAGATGAATCTTCTGATGGAAGAAATGCTGTTTTTTATGGAGACAAGGCCATAGATCGATCTCCTTGCGGAACAGGTACCTCTGCGCGGATGGCTCAACTGCATGCCAGGGGTAAGTTGAAAGCGAATCAACCCTTTGTCAATGAAAGCTATATTGGTTCCAAGTTTACAGGGGAAATTGTAGAGACGACTACCGTCGGAGGGATTCCTGCGATTGTTCCGAGCATTGAAGGGTGGGCAATGGTTACAGGGTATAGCACCATATTCCTAGATGATAATGATCCTTACGTACATGGATTTCAGGTGATTTAG
- a CDS encoding aldehyde dehydrogenase (NADP(+)), giving the protein MQIDQVLNQSTKAFKQYKNTSIKERANFLRKIVSCLEEVKEELVSTACEESHLPEGRISGEFGRTTGQIKLFASYIEEGSYLEATIDHGDPGRTPAPKPDLRRYLVPIGPVAVFGASNFPLAFSTIGGDSVSALASGCTVVYKGHPSHPKTSLLVFSAIQKALEKADLPKGVFQHVEGGIAEGQALVKHPLTKAVGFTGSFKGGKALFDLANSRQEPIPVYAEMGSTNPIFVTEGMLHGDIENLAGQYAQSLTMGVGQFCTNPGIIFIPEKYAHTFAEKAGAVLEGIDGQTMLNGGIQKAYSSALGDLAQSEGLNWSKKAIDTGLGEPALAMTNVQDWLANKSFQEEVFGPFGIVVSYKNQEELHDVAEQLQGQLTITLWAEEQELKELGELISQLQEKCGRLLFSGVPTGVEVGYAMQHGGPYPSTSDSRSTSVGVYAIKRFLRPLALQNCPDQLLPEALKESNPLGIPRIVDGKLVP; this is encoded by the coding sequence ATGCAAATAGATCAGGTATTAAACCAATCCACAAAAGCATTTAAGCAATATAAAAACACCTCAATTAAAGAGAGGGCCAACTTCCTAAGGAAAATAGTATCCTGCCTTGAAGAGGTAAAGGAGGAATTGGTCTCTACAGCATGTGAGGAGTCCCATTTACCAGAAGGTAGAATCTCAGGCGAGTTTGGCAGAACCACAGGTCAAATAAAACTCTTTGCTTCTTACATTGAAGAAGGCAGTTACCTAGAGGCTACCATCGATCATGGGGATCCGGGAAGGACTCCAGCTCCCAAGCCAGATTTGCGTCGGTACTTAGTTCCGATTGGGCCTGTGGCTGTTTTCGGAGCCAGCAATTTTCCTTTGGCATTTTCTACCATCGGGGGAGACAGTGTGTCCGCGTTGGCTTCAGGCTGTACTGTGGTCTATAAAGGTCACCCATCTCATCCAAAAACCTCTTTACTGGTCTTCAGTGCCATTCAAAAAGCTTTGGAAAAAGCTGATTTGCCTAAAGGGGTTTTCCAACATGTGGAAGGAGGCATAGCAGAAGGTCAAGCATTGGTAAAACATCCACTGACTAAAGCAGTTGGATTTACTGGTTCTTTCAAAGGAGGAAAAGCTTTGTTTGATTTAGCAAACAGCCGTCAAGAACCCATTCCTGTTTATGCAGAGATGGGAAGCACAAACCCTATTTTTGTAACGGAAGGGATGCTTCATGGAGACATTGAAAATTTGGCCGGTCAGTATGCGCAATCATTGACCATGGGCGTGGGACAGTTTTGCACGAACCCGGGCATTATCTTTATTCCTGAAAAGTATGCTCACACTTTTGCCGAAAAAGCTGGTGCAGTTTTGGAAGGCATCGATGGACAGACCATGCTCAATGGAGGTATCCAAAAGGCTTACAGTAGTGCATTAGGTGACTTAGCGCAATCTGAAGGATTGAACTGGAGCAAAAAGGCAATTGACACGGGCTTGGGAGAACCTGCTTTGGCCATGACCAATGTCCAAGATTGGCTTGCAAACAAGTCTTTTCAGGAAGAAGTTTTTGGTCCCTTTGGAATCGTGGTTTCTTATAAAAATCAGGAAGAGCTCCATGACGTTGCGGAACAGCTTCAGGGTCAATTGACCATCACCCTTTGGGCCGAAGAGCAAGAGTTAAAGGAGCTAGGAGAATTGATCAGTCAGCTTCAAGAGAAATGCGGAAGATTATTGTTTAGCGGAGTTCCTACCGGCGTGGAAGTTGGGTATGCCATGCAACATGGAGGACCTTACCCTTCTACTTCTGACAGCAGAAGTACCTCGGTCGGGGTATATGCCATCAAGCGGTTCTTGAGGCCTTTGGCCCTTCAGAATTGTCCGGATCAGTTGTTGCCAGAAGCTTTGAAAGAATCCAATCCATTGGGAATACCAAGAATAGTGGATGGGAAATTGGTGCCATAA
- the ggt gene encoding gamma-glutamyltransferase, which yields MILKKLMVNRFRIFQGTSILLLMVYLASCAKISKKDYLEGKSAIGEKAMVVSAHPEASKVGIEVLQKGGNAIDAMVAVHFALAVVYPAAGNLGGGGFMMYRQSNGDVSSLDFREKAPLAAYEEMYQDENGEIIDGLSLAGPMASGVPGSVEGMIEAHKKYGSLPLKDLIAPAYQLARKGFAITENQANNYNRYRSVFIKHNRDSTRIPLVKLKGKWEKGDVLVQKDLAATLKRIQQEGRDGFYKGKTAELLVAEMKAGNGIIELEDMEKYTSKWREPIQGNYRDTKVYSMGPPSSGGIALMQLLKMSEHFPLGELGFHEAKTIHLMTEMERRVYADRAKHLGDEDFWEVPKAQLLDDDYLASRVAQINPEKATDSEEVLAMNLDHQESEETTHYSIIDADGNAVSVTTTINSGYGSKVFVTGAGFLMNNEMDDFSSKPGVPNVYGLLGGKANAIQAEKRMLSAMTPTILEKDGELFMVVGTPGGSTIITSVYQTILNVVDHQMSMSEAVAAGRVHHQWKPNFIFPEKGALNKSTKDELKTMGHEIRERGSIGRVDAILVKPDGKLEGAGDPRGDDWAAGY from the coding sequence ATGATATTAAAAAAACTGATGGTGAATCGCTTCCGCATTTTTCAAGGGACTTCTATCTTACTGCTTATGGTTTATTTGGCCAGCTGCGCCAAAATAAGCAAAAAGGATTATCTGGAAGGGAAATCCGCTATAGGAGAAAAGGCCATGGTGGTTTCAGCTCATCCCGAAGCGTCAAAGGTAGGAATTGAGGTGCTTCAAAAGGGTGGTAATGCCATAGATGCGATGGTGGCAGTTCACTTTGCCTTGGCAGTGGTTTATCCAGCCGCGGGAAACCTTGGAGGTGGAGGGTTTATGATGTACCGTCAGTCCAATGGAGATGTTTCCTCTTTGGATTTTAGGGAGAAAGCACCTTTGGCTGCTTATGAAGAGATGTATCAAGATGAAAATGGAGAGATCATTGATGGGCTCAGCTTGGCCGGTCCAATGGCATCGGGCGTTCCTGGTTCTGTAGAAGGAATGATTGAGGCCCATAAAAAGTATGGAAGTTTGCCTTTGAAGGATTTGATAGCACCGGCATATCAGCTGGCCAGGAAAGGGTTTGCCATCACAGAAAATCAGGCAAACAATTACAACAGATACCGGTCTGTCTTTATCAAGCATAACAGGGACAGTACCCGGATTCCTTTGGTGAAGTTGAAAGGAAAATGGGAAAAAGGAGATGTGCTGGTTCAAAAAGATTTGGCCGCTACTTTGAAGCGAATTCAACAGGAAGGCCGTGATGGATTTTATAAAGGTAAAACGGCTGAGCTGTTGGTTGCAGAAATGAAAGCTGGAAATGGTATTATTGAATTGGAGGATATGGAAAAATATACCTCTAAATGGCGGGAGCCAATCCAGGGGAATTACAGGGATACCAAAGTTTATAGTATGGGACCGCCGAGCAGTGGTGGAATTGCACTGATGCAGCTCTTGAAAATGTCAGAACATTTTCCTCTGGGTGAATTGGGTTTTCATGAGGCAAAAACCATTCATTTGATGACAGAAATGGAAAGAAGGGTTTATGCTGATCGGGCCAAGCACCTGGGAGATGAAGATTTTTGGGAGGTGCCTAAAGCACAGTTACTGGATGATGATTATTTGGCAAGTCGGGTAGCGCAAATAAATCCCGAAAAGGCAACGGACAGTGAAGAGGTACTAGCCATGAATTTGGATCATCAGGAAAGTGAAGAGACCACCCATTATTCGATTATTGATGCTGATGGGAATGCTGTTTCCGTGACCACAACCATTAATTCAGGCTATGGTTCAAAGGTATTCGTTACGGGGGCTGGTTTTTTAATGAACAATGAGATGGATGATTTCAGTAGTAAGCCGGGTGTACCGAATGTTTATGGCTTATTGGGTGGTAAAGCCAATGCCATTCAAGCTGAGAAGCGGATGTTAAGTGCCATGACACCCACTATCTTAGAAAAAGACGGGGAGTTGTTTATGGTCGTGGGAACGCCAGGTGGAAGTACCATTATTACTTCAGTTTACCAAACTATCCTGAATGTAGTGGATCATCAAATGAGCATGAGTGAAGCAGTAGCGGCCGGTAGGGTCCATCACCAATGGAAACCCAACTTTATTTTTCCTGAAAAGGGAGCTTTGAATAAATCCACTAAGGATGAGTTAAAAACGATGGGACATGAAATCAGGGAAAGAGGAAGTATAGGTAGGGTAGATGCTATCTTGGTCAAACCTGATGGGAAATTGGAAGGCGCTGGTGATCCAAGAGGAGATGATTGGGCAGCAGGGTATTGA
- a CDS encoding dihydrodipicolinate synthase family protein encodes MNWNGVFPAVTTKFHADGSIDYDMFFVNLEAQIEAGVSGVILGGTLGESSVLDDEEKLELTQKTIEKIAGRVPVILNIAEGSTSKAVYWAKKAEEIGAEALMLLPPMRYPSDHRETVTYFKTIANATSLPIMIYNNPVDYKTYVTLEMFDELMECKNIQAVKESTRDVSNVTRMKTRFGDRYKILCGVDTLTMESVLMGADGLVAGLVCAFPKETVVLFDLIKERKIDEALAIYRWFLPLLELDIHPKLVQYIKLAEQMAGIGTEHVRAPRLTLVGEERNKIEAVIQKGLDHRPEITSLKTSV; translated from the coding sequence ATGAATTGGAACGGAGTTTTTCCTGCTGTCACCACGAAATTTCATGCTGATGGTAGTATCGATTATGATATGTTTTTTGTTAACCTTGAAGCTCAAATTGAGGCAGGAGTGAGTGGAGTGATTTTGGGCGGGACACTCGGTGAATCCAGTGTCTTGGACGATGAAGAGAAGCTGGAGTTGACACAAAAGACTATCGAGAAGATAGCTGGCAGGGTGCCTGTAATTCTCAATATTGCAGAGGGGTCTACCTCCAAAGCGGTATATTGGGCCAAAAAAGCGGAGGAAATTGGAGCGGAAGCATTAATGCTCTTACCTCCTATGAGGTACCCGTCAGATCATAGGGAAACCGTTACCTACTTCAAGACCATTGCCAATGCGACTTCTTTGCCAATTATGATTTACAATAATCCTGTAGATTATAAAACTTACGTGACTTTGGAAATGTTTGATGAGCTTATGGAATGTAAAAATATCCAAGCTGTGAAAGAGTCCACCAGAGATGTTTCCAATGTGACAAGGATGAAAACCAGGTTTGGAGACCGTTACAAGATTTTGTGTGGAGTGGATACCCTCACCATGGAAAGTGTCTTGATGGGAGCAGATGGCTTGGTTGCTGGCTTGGTATGTGCCTTTCCAAAGGAAACAGTGGTATTGTTTGATTTAATCAAAGAAAGGAAAATTGATGAGGCTCTGGCCATTTATAGGTGGTTCTTGCCATTGCTAGAGTTGGATATTCATCCTAAATTGGTACAATACATCAAGCTTGCTGAGCAAATGGCAGGTATTGGGACTGAGCATGTCCGTGCACCGAGGTTAACCTTGGTAGGAGAAGAAAGAAACAAAATTGAAGCGGTCATTCAAAAAGGTTTGGATCATAGACCGGAAATAACATCTTTAAAAACCAGCGTGTAA
- the xseA gene encoding exodeoxyribonuclease VII large subunit, which produces MLSPLSLLELNQQIQQVLDSHLDPSYWVIAEIGEIRDSPRGHAYLELVEKSEQQILAKIKANIWSYTYRGIASRFTHITGQPIKSGMKVLAQVGVQFHEVYGLSLNIKDIDPNFTLGEKARKRQETIDQLNKEGLMNLNKQFLLPKVPQRVAVISSPNAAGFGDFTNQVDHNREGYKVHWKLFPATLQGDQAASSIIHAINEVEEKLQEHSFDLLIIIRGGGAQLDLDCFDDYNLARAIANTTLPVVTGIGHERDESIADMVAHSKMKTPTAVAEFILSGFRDFEDQIEGRLKQLERHAAYQLQKEDRRINNTEHLLKSIFLSQVNREKERTLRSQYNIISRSGQLIKLKSKQLDHLDENFKKLTRSILSQEKLKLERLNKDLSRLDPMTFFQKGYTRSEINGKPLKQVAILAGDILTTYTSKEVIKSTVNSIHKNEQ; this is translated from the coding sequence ATGCTAAGTCCACTTTCCTTATTAGAGCTTAATCAACAAATCCAACAAGTCCTTGATAGTCATCTGGATCCCTCATATTGGGTCATCGCAGAGATTGGAGAAATCAGGGACTCCCCTAGGGGGCATGCTTATTTGGAACTGGTGGAGAAAAGTGAACAGCAGATCTTAGCCAAAATCAAAGCCAATATCTGGTCTTACACTTACCGAGGAATTGCTTCCAGGTTTACCCATATTACCGGGCAACCTATCAAAAGTGGCATGAAGGTCCTTGCGCAAGTTGGTGTTCAATTCCATGAAGTCTATGGTCTAAGCTTAAATATCAAAGATATTGACCCCAACTTCACATTGGGGGAAAAGGCAAGAAAACGCCAAGAAACCATAGACCAACTCAATAAGGAAGGACTGATGAATCTCAATAAACAGTTCCTTCTTCCCAAGGTCCCACAAAGAGTTGCTGTAATCAGCTCTCCCAATGCTGCTGGATTTGGGGATTTCACCAACCAAGTTGATCACAATCGAGAAGGGTATAAAGTACATTGGAAGCTTTTCCCTGCTACCCTGCAAGGAGATCAAGCAGCCAGTAGCATCATCCATGCAATCAATGAAGTGGAAGAAAAACTTCAGGAACATTCTTTTGACTTATTGATCATCATTCGTGGGGGCGGTGCACAGCTGGACCTTGATTGTTTTGACGATTACAACTTGGCCAGGGCTATCGCCAATACGACCTTGCCAGTAGTTACCGGCATTGGTCATGAAAGGGATGAATCCATTGCTGACATGGTAGCGCACAGCAAAATGAAAACACCTACTGCAGTGGCCGAATTTATTCTTTCAGGATTTAGGGATTTTGAAGACCAAATCGAAGGCCGCTTAAAACAATTGGAAAGACACGCTGCTTACCAGCTACAAAAAGAAGATCGAAGGATCAACAATACAGAACATCTACTCAAAAGTATCTTCCTTTCCCAAGTTAACCGAGAGAAAGAAAGAACATTAAGGTCACAGTACAATATTATATCCCGTTCAGGACAATTGATCAAACTCAAATCCAAGCAATTGGATCACTTGGATGAAAACTTCAAGAAACTTACCAGGTCAATTTTATCACAGGAAAAACTAAAATTGGAAAGACTTAATAAAGATCTTAGCAGGCTAGACCCTATGACCTTTTTCCAAAAAGGCTATACCAGGTCAGAAATCAATGGAAAACCTTTAAAACAGGTAGCAATATTAGCTGGAGATATCCTGACAACATACACCAGCAAGGAAGTTATTAAAAGTACCGTCAATTCTATCCATAAAAATGAGCAATAA
- a CDS encoding AraC family transcriptional regulator: MKPILFKIAKTEEEAVRILQEDYPYFYDNLHYHVETQIMVIIEGEGTYFIGDAIGHFKTGDIFILGSNLPHFFRSDKSYYEDNTNLRSKNISILFSFEALGEKLLGLPEFHGIKKLLQFSKRGLLVEGKSKEALYHSAEKIAQKSGLDRILYLLKLLDKLSKSTELTALSHINFEPDSLPKDTTKVNMVINFIMENFSQDISLADAAGVANLSINAFCRYFKQHTRKTFSQFLNEIRIGHACKQLIEEEFSVKEIAFDSGYFNISYFNRQFKQITGYTPSDYVKAHTQKHNKAS, from the coding sequence ATGAAGCCTATTTTATTTAAAATAGCCAAAACCGAAGAAGAGGCCGTTCGTATTTTACAGGAAGACTATCCTTACTTTTATGACAACCTACATTACCATGTAGAAACACAAATTATGGTCATTATTGAAGGAGAAGGCACTTACTTTATCGGCGATGCCATCGGCCATTTCAAAACTGGTGATATTTTTATCTTGGGTTCCAATCTTCCCCATTTCTTCAGAAGTGACAAATCTTACTATGAGGATAATACAAATTTGAGATCCAAAAACATTTCCATTCTATTCTCTTTTGAGGCTTTGGGAGAAAAACTGCTCGGGCTTCCTGAATTCCATGGCATCAAAAAGCTATTGCAATTCAGCAAAAGAGGCTTATTGGTGGAAGGCAAATCCAAAGAAGCCCTTTATCATTCAGCTGAAAAAATAGCTCAAAAAAGTGGTTTGGATAGAATTCTTTATCTTCTAAAACTACTGGATAAACTCTCCAAAAGTACAGAACTGACCGCCTTGAGCCATATTAACTTTGAACCGGACTCTTTGCCTAAAGACACCACCAAGGTCAATATGGTCATTAATTTTATCATGGAAAACTTCTCGCAGGACATTTCCCTTGCAGATGCTGCCGGGGTCGCCAACCTGAGCATCAATGCCTTTTGCCGTTATTTTAAGCAACATACCCGCAAGACATTCTCCCAGTTCCTCAATGAAATCCGAATAGGTCATGCCTGCAAACAATTGATTGAAGAAGAGTTCAGTGTCAAAGAAATTGCCTTCGATAGTGGTTATTTTAACATTTCCTACTTCAATAGGCAGTTCAAACAAATCACCGGCTACACACCTTCCGATTATGTGAAAGCCCATACCCAAAAACACAACAAGGCCAGCTAG
- the xseB gene encoding exodeoxyribonuclease VII small subunit — protein MSNKENFSYDKAMARIEEIVQLLEDDEKSIDELSALVSEASKLVKECKTKLRLTEEDILKAFGEDEA, from the coding sequence ATGAGCAATAAAGAGAATTTCAGTTATGATAAGGCCATGGCCAGAATCGAGGAAATCGTCCAACTCTTGGAGGATGATGAAAAGAGCATCGATGAATTATCGGCTTTGGTCAGCGAAGCCAGCAAACTGGTAAAGGAATGTAAAACCAAGCTTAGGCTAACCGAGGAAGACATTTTAAAAGCATTTGGAGAAGATGAGGCCTAG
- a CDS encoding TetR/AcrR family transcriptional regulator, producing MSNKQEVEVKIMEAANELFFRKGFKNTTMDDISKKLGMSKKTVYQYFPGKLELLEASFNLLKTRLGLKVETILQNEELTFLMKLKSMLSAIAKDLAHINPDLLADLREHVPAVWAALEDYIRTSAYLRFQRLIQDGIDQGLVSDHVDKSMVVILYASAIQNLIDPRFLAQFPREMVTSLKVNPAKIYDQAISIIFEGILTPEAREEYIKQK from the coding sequence ATGAGTAATAAGCAAGAAGTAGAAGTAAAAATCATGGAAGCAGCAAATGAGCTGTTTTTCAGAAAGGGATTTAAAAATACCACGATGGACGATATTTCCAAGAAATTGGGAATGAGTAAAAAGACTGTTTACCAGTATTTTCCAGGCAAATTGGAGCTATTGGAAGCCTCTTTTAATCTATTGAAGACAAGACTTGGGCTAAAAGTGGAGACGATTCTTCAAAACGAGGAATTGACTTTTTTGATGAAGTTAAAATCAATGCTGTCTGCTATAGCCAAGGATTTGGCTCATATCAATCCTGATTTATTAGCGGATTTAAGGGAGCATGTTCCGGCAGTATGGGCTGCTTTGGAAGATTATATCAGGACTTCGGCCTATTTGCGTTTTCAGCGTTTGATTCAGGATGGGATAGATCAGGGATTGGTCTCTGATCATGTGGATAAGAGTATGGTAGTGATTTTGTATGCCTCTGCTATCCAAAACTTAATTGACCCTAGGTTTTTGGCGCAATTTCCCAGGGAAATGGTGACAAGTTTGAAAGTAAATCCTGCCAAAATATATGATCAGGCCATTTCGATTATCTTTGAAGGAATTTTGACTCCTGAGGCCAGAGAAGAATACATCAAACAAAAATAG
- a CDS encoding DUF4249 domain-containing protein translates to MSLRQIILAALLTNWIMVSCREPYDPQIDQQDLGILVVEGHIETGEYPSIIKLSTTSTLNGESNGPSTISNAEVYIESQSGEIFSLPLTGEGVYSAEHNLSLNQDYRLHIELPDKGLYQSKWMTPINTPVIEDIGLTGGDYEDVEVNVSTHGNEEAEFFVWEYEETWIFFPEIISFLRYDENLDSIVYRINPEDRIDRCWKSEYSDKVNVESSSQYQDDYIFQKHIQTIPYGSEKFSQRYSILVYQRAIPKDAYDFYEILRKNSDDTGDIFSPLPSNIGTNVFHQSDENLKAIGFVTAGSSTRKRAFFDRIEVGTWLVDIPYYAGCEIYYDTIPPNEVGERFNNNIDVPAMIVDGGPTGILGYRGASRKCTDCRLRGTNVRPDFW, encoded by the coding sequence ATGAGTTTAAGACAAATCATACTTGCTGCCTTGTTGACAAATTGGATAATGGTGAGCTGCAGGGAACCCTATGATCCTCAAATTGACCAACAGGATTTAGGTATTTTGGTGGTTGAAGGACATATAGAAACTGGCGAATATCCTTCTATCATCAAATTGAGCACCACATCCACCTTAAATGGGGAAAGTAATGGCCCAAGTACCATTTCCAATGCTGAAGTTTATATTGAGAGCCAATCTGGAGAAATCTTTTCTCTTCCCCTTACCGGAGAAGGTGTGTATAGTGCTGAGCACAATTTAAGCCTCAACCAAGATTACAGACTTCATATTGAACTACCCGACAAAGGCCTTTATCAAAGCAAGTGGATGACTCCTATCAACACTCCTGTCATCGAAGACATTGGACTTACAGGGGGCGATTATGAGGATGTAGAAGTCAATGTCTCTACCCATGGAAATGAGGAAGCTGAATTTTTCGTTTGGGAATATGAAGAAACCTGGATATTCTTTCCTGAGATCATCTCATTTTTAAGATATGATGAAAACCTTGACTCCATCGTTTACCGCATCAATCCAGAGGACAGAATTGACAGGTGCTGGAAAAGTGAATATTCAGATAAAGTAAATGTAGAATCCTCTTCTCAGTATCAGGATGATTACATTTTTCAGAAACACATTCAGACTATTCCTTACGGATCGGAAAAATTTTCCCAGAGATATTCTATATTGGTTTATCAAAGGGCCATACCAAAAGATGCTTATGACTTCTATGAGATCCTCCGCAAAAATTCGGACGACACAGGAGATATTTTCAGTCCCCTTCCCTCCAATATTGGCACCAATGTTTTTCACCAAAGTGATGAAAACCTGAAAGCAATAGGTTTTGTTACCGCTGGCTCCTCGACTAGAAAAAGAGCTTTCTTTGATAGAATTGAAGTAGGAACTTGGTTGGTTGACATTCCCTATTATGCAGGTTGCGAAATCTATTATGATACGATCCCACCCAATGAAGTAGGTGAGCGATTTAACAACAATATTGATGTTCCTGCCATGATCGTTGACGGTGGTCCAACAGGCATCTTAGGCTATAGAGGTGCAAGCCGGAAGTGTACCGATTGTAGGTTGAGAGGTACTAATGTCCGTCCTGATTTTTGGTGA
- a CDS encoding FAD-binding oxidoreductase translates to MKPTVVIGGGIVGLFTAYFLHKEGTEVIVVDKGDMEVNCSTGNAGMIVPSHIIPLASPGMISKGISWMLSSKSPFYIQPRLDKRLIDWCLLFYRNSNAKHVQKSIPYLKGISLFSKQLYLDFVKEHGNGNIQLQDKGLLMLYKTAEGEKEEAEFCHVAQQSGLKAEILSIGDIEKLEPNQRLNARGGIYFPEDAHLSPKDLYIQLKHYLIDQGVILKPGVSIEGFEKGVDKVNAVITNEGKIDCDQVMVCAGSWSDQIAKMLGFRLPMMGGKGYSFELPNTPPLMQASILTEARVSQSPYGNKVRFGGTMEISNKSEEINLNRVRGIYESIKAYYPDFKADFPQESQIWKGMRPCSPDGLPYIGKAPIWKNVAFGAGHSMMGLSLAPATGKILADLSKGKEGIVPLKGFAVDRYA, encoded by the coding sequence ATGAAACCAACAGTTGTAATCGGTGGAGGAATAGTGGGGCTTTTTACGGCTTACTTTCTTCATAAGGAGGGAACAGAAGTGATAGTTGTGGATAAAGGAGACATGGAAGTCAACTGTTCTACAGGAAATGCTGGCATGATCGTGCCTAGCCATATCATTCCTCTGGCCTCACCAGGTATGATTTCAAAAGGCATTTCCTGGATGCTTTCCTCCAAAAGTCCTTTTTATATTCAGCCCAGATTGGATAAAAGATTGATTGATTGGTGTTTGTTGTTCTATAGAAACTCCAATGCCAAACATGTTCAAAAATCGATTCCTTATTTAAAAGGGATCAGTTTATTCAGTAAACAGTTGTATTTGGATTTTGTGAAAGAACATGGAAATGGCAATATACAACTGCAGGACAAGGGATTGCTGATGCTATATAAGACAGCAGAGGGAGAGAAGGAAGAGGCTGAGTTTTGTCATGTGGCCCAACAAAGTGGTTTGAAAGCCGAAATATTGAGTATTGGGGATATCGAAAAATTAGAACCCAATCAAAGACTGAATGCTCGGGGAGGAATCTATTTTCCAGAAGATGCCCACTTATCCCCGAAGGACCTTTATATCCAATTGAAGCATTACCTAATTGATCAAGGGGTGATTTTAAAACCTGGAGTAAGCATAGAGGGCTTTGAAAAGGGAGTGGATAAGGTCAATGCGGTGATTACCAATGAGGGTAAAATAGATTGCGATCAGGTGATGGTTTGTGCGGGAAGCTGGTCCGATCAGATTGCTAAAATGCTGGGCTTTAGGTTGCCCATGATGGGAGGGAAGGGCTATAGTTTTGAATTGCCCAATACACCTCCATTGATGCAGGCCAGTATCTTGACAGAAGCGAGGGTCTCACAAAGCCCATATGGAAATAAAGTTCGATTTGGAGGAACCATGGAAATTTCCAATAAGTCAGAGGAAATCAACCTCAATAGGGTTCGTGGAATTTATGAATCCATAAAGGCCTATTATCCTGATTTTAAGGCTGACTTTCCCCAAGAAAGTCAAATATGGAAAGGAATGCGTCCTTGTTCTCCTGATGGACTACCCTATATAGGTAAGGCTCCAATATGGAAAAATGTGGCTTTCGGTGCAGGTCATAGTATGATGGGACTGAGTTTGGCTCCAGCTACCGGGAAAATTCTAGCTGACCTCAGCAAAGGCAAAGAAGGAATTGTTCCATTGAAAGGCTTTGCGGTGGACCGGTATGCCTAG